A genomic window from Cryobacterium sp. SO2 includes:
- the tkt gene encoding transketolase has translation MAALQWDSIDNRAVDTARILAADAVEKVGNGHPGTAMSLAPAAYLLFQKVMRRDPADNEWIGRDRFILSVGHSSLTQYVQLYLGGYGLELDDLKALRTWGSKTPGHPEYGHTDGVEITTGPLGQGLASAVGFAYASRFERGLFDPEAEAGTSPFDQFVYVIAGDGDLQEGITSEASSLAGHQQLGNLIAIYDSNQISIEDDTNIAFTEDVAARYDAYHWHVQTVDWKKTGEYVEDIAALNDAIEAAKAVTDKPSLIILKTIIGWPSPKKQNTGKIHGSALGAEELAGVKEILGFDPEKTFEVADEVIEHTRKALDRGAEVHAEWNVRFDAWAAANPERKILLDRILSGDLPEGVDEALPVFPAGTEVSTRASSGKVLTALGAVIPELWGGSADLAESNNTTIGGAASFIPSEHSTGEWTGNPYGRVLHFGIREHAMAAILNGIVLHGNTRPFGGTFLIFSDYMRPAVRLAALMKAPSIFVWTHDSVALGEDGPTHQPIEQLATLRAIPGLDVVRPGDANEVSWAWKTILERRNGPAGIVLTRQNIPVFERGDGDATGETFASAKNVAKGAYVLAEAPNGTPDVILIATGSEVQLAVNAREALKADGVNARVVSVPSLEWFEEQSAEYREAVLPKAITARVSIEAGIALTWNKYVGDRGRSVSIEHFGASADYKTLFREFGITTEAVVAAAKESLAAL, from the coding sequence GTGGCAGCATTGCAGTGGGATTCCATCGACAACAGGGCGGTAGACACCGCTCGCATCCTCGCGGCAGACGCCGTGGAAAAGGTCGGGAACGGCCACCCGGGTACCGCTATGAGCCTTGCGCCGGCCGCCTACCTGCTGTTCCAGAAGGTCATGCGTCGCGATCCCGCTGACAACGAGTGGATCGGCCGCGACCGGTTCATCCTCTCGGTTGGCCACAGCTCCCTCACCCAGTACGTGCAGTTGTACCTCGGCGGTTACGGCCTCGAGCTCGACGACCTCAAGGCCCTGCGCACCTGGGGCTCCAAGACCCCTGGACACCCGGAATACGGCCACACCGACGGCGTCGAGATCACCACAGGCCCGCTCGGCCAGGGCCTCGCATCCGCCGTCGGTTTCGCCTACGCCTCGCGTTTCGAGCGCGGCCTGTTCGACCCTGAGGCCGAAGCAGGCACCAGCCCGTTCGACCAGTTCGTGTATGTCATCGCCGGCGACGGCGACCTGCAGGAGGGCATCACCTCCGAGGCATCTTCACTCGCCGGACACCAGCAGCTCGGCAACCTGATCGCGATCTACGACTCCAACCAGATCTCGATCGAGGACGACACCAACATCGCCTTCACCGAGGATGTCGCGGCCCGCTACGACGCGTACCACTGGCACGTGCAGACGGTCGATTGGAAGAAGACCGGCGAGTACGTCGAAGACATCGCCGCCCTCAACGACGCCATCGAGGCGGCCAAGGCCGTCACCGACAAGCCGTCGCTGATCATCCTCAAGACCATCATCGGCTGGCCCAGCCCGAAGAAGCAGAACACCGGCAAGATCCACGGCTCCGCTCTGGGCGCCGAGGAACTCGCCGGCGTGAAGGAAATCCTCGGTTTCGATCCGGAGAAGACCTTCGAGGTGGCGGACGAGGTCATCGAGCACACCCGCAAGGCCCTCGACCGCGGCGCTGAGGTGCACGCCGAATGGAACGTGCGCTTCGACGCCTGGGCCGCGGCTAACCCCGAACGCAAGATCCTCCTCGACCGGATCCTCTCCGGCGACCTGCCCGAGGGCGTCGACGAGGCCCTGCCCGTCTTCCCCGCCGGCACCGAGGTGTCCACGCGTGCGTCGTCCGGCAAGGTGCTCACCGCCCTCGGCGCGGTCATCCCCGAACTGTGGGGCGGCTCCGCCGACCTCGCCGAGTCGAACAACACCACCATCGGCGGTGCGGCCTCGTTCATCCCGAGCGAGCACTCCACCGGCGAGTGGACCGGTAACCCTTACGGACGTGTGCTGCACTTCGGCATCCGCGAGCACGCGATGGCCGCAATCCTCAACGGCATCGTGCTGCACGGCAACACGCGCCCGTTCGGTGGCACGTTCCTGATCTTCAGCGACTACATGCGTCCGGCCGTGCGACTGGCCGCGCTCATGAAGGCACCGTCGATCTTCGTCTGGACGCACGACTCCGTCGCTCTCGGCGAGGACGGCCCCACCCACCAGCCGATCGAACAGCTCGCGACCCTGCGCGCCATCCCCGGACTCGACGTGGTGCGCCCCGGCGACGCCAACGAGGTGTCCTGGGCCTGGAAGACGATCCTCGAGCGCCGCAACGGCCCGGCCGGCATCGTCCTCACCCGCCAGAACATCCCCGTGTTCGAGCGTGGCGACGGTGACGCGACCGGTGAGACCTTCGCCTCGGCGAAGAACGTCGCCAAGGGCGCCTACGTCCTCGCCGAAGCGCCGAACGGCACGCCCGACGTGATCCTCATCGCCACCGGCTCCGAAGTGCAGCTCGCCGTCAACGCACGGGAGGCGCTCAAGGCGGATGGCGTCAACGCTCGCGTTGTCTCCGTGCCGAGCCTGGAGTGGTTCGAAGAGCAGTCCGCCGAGTACCGTGAGGCAGTTCTGCCGAAGGCGATCACCGCGCGGGTATCGATTGAGGCCGGAATCGCGTTGACCTGGAACAAGTACGTCGGCGACCGCGGCCGCAGCGTCTCGATCGAGCACTTCGGTGCCTCGGCCGACTACAAGACCCTGTTCCGCGAATTCGGCATCACCACGGAGGCCGTTGTCGCCGCCGCCAAAGAATCCCTCGCCGCGCTCTGA
- a CDS encoding heme o synthase: protein MDTAEQTPTLSRPERIQRMGSTFRAYLSLTKPRVVELLLVVTAPTMILAERGIPSLWLVLATLIGGAFSAGSAGAFNCYIDRDIDRLMNRTQNRPLVTGELTDRQALVFAWVLGAVSIAWLWIFTNWVAALLSLGAILLYVVFYTMILKRRTAQNIVWGGIAGCMPVLIGWAAVTGDLSWPPFILFLIIFLWTPPHYWPLSMKYRDDYQAAGVPMLAVVRGRAQVGLQVILYAWATVACSLLLIPVAGMGIVYTVVAAGSGAWFIYETHRLYNLTIRHEQVSPMRVFHGSIAYLTLVFVAVGVDPLLPF, encoded by the coding sequence ATGGACACCGCCGAACAGACGCCTACCCTCAGCCGGCCGGAGCGAATCCAGCGGATGGGCAGCACGTTCCGCGCCTATCTGTCGCTCACGAAGCCTCGGGTCGTCGAATTGTTGCTTGTTGTGACGGCGCCGACCATGATATTGGCTGAGCGAGGCATCCCGAGCCTGTGGCTGGTTCTCGCGACCCTCATCGGGGGAGCGTTCAGCGCCGGCTCGGCTGGTGCGTTCAACTGCTACATCGATCGGGACATTGACCGGCTGATGAACCGTACCCAGAACCGGCCACTGGTCACCGGGGAACTGACCGACCGCCAGGCACTCGTTTTCGCTTGGGTACTCGGCGCCGTGTCCATCGCCTGGCTCTGGATCTTCACGAACTGGGTGGCAGCGCTGCTCTCGCTCGGCGCCATTCTGTTGTACGTCGTCTTCTACACGATGATCCTCAAGCGCCGCACGGCGCAGAACATCGTCTGGGGCGGTATCGCCGGCTGCATGCCGGTGCTGATCGGCTGGGCCGCTGTCACCGGTGACCTGTCCTGGCCGCCGTTCATCCTTTTCCTGATCATCTTCCTCTGGACCCCGCCGCACTACTGGCCGCTGTCGATGAAGTACCGTGACGACTACCAGGCGGCCGGCGTGCCCATGCTGGCCGTTGTGCGCGGCCGGGCCCAGGTGGGCCTGCAGGTCATCCTCTACGCCTGGGCGACCGTGGCCTGTTCGCTGTTGCTGATCCCCGTCGCCGGGATGGGCATCGTCTACACCGTCGTCGCCGCCGGTTCGGGTGCCTGGTTCATTTACGAGACCCACCGCCTGTACAACCTCACGATCCGTCACGAGCAGGTGTCGCCGATGCGGGTCTTCCACGGTTCGATCGCGTACCTCACGCTGGTCTTCGTGGCCGTGGGCGTCGACCCGTTGCTGCCCTTCTAG
- the sufD gene encoding Fe-S cluster assembly protein SufD: MSAASTSTAPTPTPAPSSEALPTAEQHGIKEHSDGRFGFVPVQTRSARFKSFDVADFPAVTGREAVWKLSPVGKFTDLTAGELDGSAYDIESTPNPDVDVSWVDRTDVRIGTAGAPEERAAANAWSSFDTALAITVSGEEAKEITLTRSNLGSAPRAAHTIIEARPFSQAVVILQNTGSARITENVEIIVGESANLTVVTVQEWDAETVQLANHFATVGRDARLKHVVVSLGGGIVRVNPSVILAGPGSDTDLFGLYFADAGQHLEQQVYVNHDAPNTRSRVNYKGALQGVGARTVWIGDVLIGNTAPGTDSYEQNRNLVLTEGTRADSIPNLEIETGDILGAGHASATGRFDDEQLFYLQSRGIGEIEARRLVVRGFLSEIVQHIGSAPLEERLQGAIEDELRGTEGN, translated from the coding sequence ATGTCCGCCGCCTCGACTTCAACAGCCCCCACTCCCACCCCCGCACCGTCGTCGGAGGCCCTGCCCACCGCGGAACAGCACGGCATCAAGGAGCACTCCGACGGACGCTTCGGCTTCGTTCCCGTGCAGACCAGGTCCGCGCGGTTCAAGAGCTTCGACGTAGCCGACTTCCCCGCCGTCACCGGCAGGGAAGCCGTCTGGAAGCTCTCGCCCGTCGGCAAGTTCACCGACCTCACCGCCGGTGAACTCGACGGCTCGGCCTACGACATCGAGTCGACCCCGAACCCGGATGTCGACGTCAGCTGGGTCGACCGCACCGACGTGCGCATCGGAACGGCCGGCGCCCCGGAAGAACGCGCCGCGGCAAACGCCTGGAGCAGCTTCGACACGGCCCTCGCCATCACCGTCAGCGGGGAAGAAGCCAAGGAGATCACGCTCACGCGCTCCAACCTCGGCTCGGCTCCGCGTGCCGCGCACACCATCATCGAGGCCCGGCCGTTCAGCCAGGCCGTCGTGATCCTGCAGAACACCGGCAGCGCACGCATCACCGAGAACGTCGAGATCATCGTCGGCGAATCCGCGAATCTCACCGTCGTGACGGTGCAGGAATGGGACGCAGAGACCGTGCAGCTGGCGAACCACTTCGCCACCGTCGGCAGGGATGCCCGCCTCAAGCACGTCGTCGTCTCCCTCGGCGGCGGGATCGTGCGGGTCAACCCGTCTGTGATCCTCGCCGGTCCCGGCAGCGACACCGACCTCTTCGGGCTGTACTTCGCCGACGCCGGCCAGCACCTCGAGCAGCAGGTTTACGTCAACCACGACGCCCCGAACACGCGCAGCCGCGTGAACTACAAGGGTGCCCTGCAGGGCGTGGGTGCGCGCACGGTCTGGATCGGCGACGTGCTGATCGGGAACACCGCACCGGGCACAGACAGCTACGAACAGAACCGCAACCTGGTGCTCACCGAGGGCACCAGGGCCGACTCGATCCCCAACCTGGAGATCGAGACCGGAGACATCCTGGGCGCGGGGCACGCGAGTGCCACGGGCCGTTTCGACGACGAGCAGCTGTTCTACCTGCAGTCCCGCGGCATCGGGGAGATCGAAGCGCGGCGCCTCGTCGTACGCGGCTTCCTCAGCGAAATCGTGCAGCACATCGGATCGGCTCCGCTCGAGGAGCGCCTGCAGGGCGCCATCGAAGACGAGCTCCGCGGAACAGAAGGCAACTGA
- the sufC gene encoding Fe-S cluster assembly ATPase SufC: MSVLEIKDLHVSVETDQGTKQILRGVDLTINEGEIHAIMGPNGSGKSTLAYTIAGHPKYHVDSGSILLDGAEVLTMTVDERARAGLFLAMQYPVEIPGVTVTNFLRTAKTAIDGEAPAIRTWIKDVRESMVKLRMDKSFAERNVNEGFSGGEKKRNEILQLELLKPKFAVLDETDSGLDVDALKIVSEGVNRAKENTGLGLLLITHYTRILRYIKPDFVHVFVDGRIAEQGGPELADRLEDEGYDRFLTETPVG, encoded by the coding sequence ATGTCTGTTCTTGAGATCAAAGACCTGCACGTCAGCGTCGAGACCGACCAGGGCACCAAGCAGATCCTGCGCGGCGTCGACCTCACCATCAACGAGGGCGAGATTCACGCGATCATGGGGCCGAACGGCTCCGGCAAGTCCACCCTGGCGTACACGATCGCCGGCCACCCCAAGTACCACGTCGACAGCGGCTCGATCCTGCTCGACGGCGCAGAGGTGCTCACCATGACCGTGGACGAGCGCGCCCGCGCCGGTCTGTTCCTGGCGATGCAGTACCCGGTCGAGATCCCCGGCGTCACCGTCACCAATTTCCTCCGCACCGCCAAGACCGCCATCGACGGCGAAGCGCCTGCAATCCGCACCTGGATCAAGGATGTCCGCGAGTCCATGGTCAAGCTGCGCATGGACAAGAGCTTCGCCGAGCGCAACGTGAACGAGGGCTTCTCCGGCGGCGAGAAGAAGCGCAACGAGATCCTGCAGCTCGAACTGCTCAAGCCCAAGTTCGCCGTGCTCGACGAGACCGACTCCGGCCTCGACGTCGACGCCCTGAAGATCGTGTCGGAGGGTGTCAACCGGGCCAAGGAGAACACCGGCCTCGGTCTCCTCCTGATCACGCACTACACCCGCATCCTGCGCTACATCAAGCCCGACTTCGTGCACGTCTTCGTCGATGGCCGCATCGCAGAGCAGGGCGGCCCCGAACTCGCCGACCGCCTGGAAGACGAAGGTTACGATCGTTTCCTCACCGAGACGCCCGTAGGCTAG
- the tal gene encoding transaldolase: MTETTPTAALSAAGVSIWLDDLSRQRIQSGGLTTLIEEKNVVGVTTNPTIFAGALSKGEAYADQVATLAAAGTNVTDAVFEITTDDVAAACDIFRPIYDTTNGFDGRVSIEVEPGFARDADKTLAQAKQLWAKVDRPNAMIKIPATIEGLEAITETIALGISVNVTLIFSLERYRAVINAYLSGLEKAKAAGIDLSTIHSVASFFVSRVDTEIDKRLAAVGTAEALALQSKAGVANAQLAYQVFEQAFTTERAAGLLASGANKQRPLWASTGVKSAELPDTLYVTELVAPEVVNTMPEKTLEATFDHGVIVAGAVTGAYAAANAVLDAIAAQGVSYDDVTKVLEEEGVSKFIISWNELLDTVTIALEAAK; the protein is encoded by the coding sequence ATGACTGAAACAACCCCCACCGCCGCACTCTCCGCCGCGGGCGTCAGCATCTGGCTGGACGACCTGTCGCGTCAGCGCATCCAGTCCGGCGGACTGACGACCCTCATCGAAGAGAAGAACGTCGTCGGCGTCACCACCAACCCGACGATCTTCGCCGGCGCGCTCAGCAAGGGCGAGGCCTACGCGGACCAGGTCGCCACCCTCGCCGCGGCCGGCACCAACGTCACCGACGCTGTGTTCGAGATCACCACGGATGACGTCGCCGCAGCCTGCGACATTTTCCGCCCGATCTACGACACGACCAACGGCTTCGACGGCCGTGTCTCGATCGAGGTCGAGCCCGGCTTCGCGCGCGACGCCGACAAGACCCTTGCCCAGGCCAAGCAGCTCTGGGCCAAGGTCGACCGCCCCAACGCGATGATCAAGATCCCCGCGACCATCGAGGGCCTCGAGGCCATCACGGAGACCATCGCGCTGGGTATCAGCGTCAACGTCACCCTGATCTTCAGCCTCGAGCGGTACCGCGCCGTCATCAACGCGTACCTCAGCGGTCTCGAGAAGGCCAAGGCCGCCGGCATCGACCTGTCCACGATCCACTCGGTGGCGTCGTTCTTCGTGTCGCGCGTCGACACCGAGATCGACAAGCGTCTCGCCGCCGTCGGCACCGCCGAGGCTCTCGCCCTGCAGAGCAAGGCCGGCGTCGCCAACGCCCAGCTCGCCTACCAGGTCTTCGAGCAGGCCTTCACGACCGAGCGTGCCGCCGGCCTGCTCGCGTCCGGTGCCAACAAGCAGCGTCCGCTCTGGGCATCGACCGGCGTCAAGTCGGCCGAGCTGCCGGACACCCTCTATGTGACCGAGCTCGTCGCCCCCGAGGTCGTCAACACCATGCCGGAGAAGACCCTCGAGGCCACCTTCGACCACGGCGTGATCGTCGCCGGTGCCGTCACCGGCGCCTACGCCGCGGCCAACGCCGTTCTCGATGCCATCGCCGCCCAGGGCGTCTCCTACGACGACGTCACCAAGGTGCTCGAAGAGGAAGGCGTGTCGAAGTTCATCATTTCCTGGAACGAACTCCTCGACACGGTGACCATCGCACTCGAAGCCGCCAAGTGA
- the sufB gene encoding Fe-S cluster assembly protein SufB produces the protein MSDVLLDRPELAGLGVYEFGWSDSDAAGASARRGISPEVVTDISNLKKEPAWMLERRLKALALFERKPMPTWGADLSEIDFDNIKYFVRSTEKQAQTWEDLPDDIKNTYEKLGIPEAERQRLVSGVAAQYESEVVYHQINEELEAQGVIFMDTDTALKEHPEFFEEYFGSVIPSGDNKFAALNTSVWSGGSFVYVPPGVHVEIPLQAYFRINTENMGQFERTLIIADEGSYVHYIEGCTAPIYKSDSLHSAVVEIIVKKNARVRYTTIQNWSNNVYNLVTKRATAAEGATMEWIDGNIGSKVTMKYPSIYLMGEHAKGETLSVAFAGPGQHQDAGAKMIHMAPYTQSSIVSKSIARGGGRAGYRGEVRVDATAHHSANTVRCDALLVDTQSRSDTYPAIDIRVDDVQLGHEATVSRVSEEQLFYLMSRGMPEDEAMAMIVRGFIEPIARELPMEYALELNKLIEMGMEGSVG, from the coding sequence ATGTCTGACGTTCTACTGGACCGACCCGAGCTCGCGGGGCTAGGTGTTTACGAATTCGGCTGGTCAGATTCCGACGCAGCCGGCGCATCCGCCCGACGCGGAATCTCACCCGAGGTCGTCACCGACATCTCGAACCTGAAAAAGGAACCGGCCTGGATGCTGGAGCGGCGCCTGAAGGCGCTCGCGCTCTTCGAGCGCAAGCCCATGCCCACCTGGGGCGCCGACCTCTCCGAGATCGACTTCGACAACATCAAGTACTTCGTGCGCTCCACGGAGAAGCAGGCCCAGACCTGGGAAGACCTGCCTGACGACATCAAGAACACCTACGAGAAGCTCGGCATCCCCGAAGCCGAACGCCAGCGCCTGGTTTCCGGTGTTGCGGCGCAGTACGAGTCCGAAGTGGTCTACCACCAGATCAACGAGGAACTCGAAGCGCAGGGTGTCATCTTCATGGACACCGACACCGCGCTGAAGGAACACCCGGAATTCTTCGAGGAGTATTTCGGCAGCGTCATCCCGTCCGGCGACAACAAGTTCGCCGCGCTGAACACCTCGGTCTGGTCCGGCGGCTCGTTCGTCTACGTCCCGCCCGGCGTGCACGTCGAGATCCCGCTGCAGGCCTATTTCCGCATCAACACCGAGAACATGGGCCAGTTCGAGCGCACCCTGATCATCGCCGATGAGGGCAGCTACGTGCACTACATCGAGGGCTGCACCGCGCCGATCTACAAGTCCGACTCGCTGCACTCCGCCGTCGTGGAGATCATCGTGAAGAAGAACGCCCGCGTTCGCTACACGACCATCCAGAACTGGTCGAACAACGTCTACAACCTGGTGACCAAGCGCGCCACGGCCGCAGAGGGCGCCACCATGGAGTGGATCGACGGCAACATCGGTTCCAAGGTCACGATGAAGTACCCGTCGATCTACCTGATGGGGGAGCACGCCAAGGGCGAGACCCTGTCCGTCGCATTCGCCGGCCCCGGCCAGCACCAGGATGCCGGCGCCAAGATGATCCACATGGCCCCGTACACGCAGTCCTCGATCGTCTCCAAGTCGATCGCCCGCGGCGGCGGCCGCGCCGGCTACCGCGGCGAGGTGCGCGTGGATGCCACGGCTCACCACTCCGCCAACACCGTGCGCTGCGACGCCCTGCTCGTTGACACCCAGTCACGCTCAGACACCTACCCGGCCATCGACATCCGCGTCGACGACGTGCAGCTCGGCCACGAGGCGACAGTCTCGCGGGTCAGCGAAGAACAACTGTTCTACCTGATGAGCCGAGGCATGCCCGAAGACGAAGCCATGGCCATGATTGTGCGCGGCTTCATCGAACCCATCGCCAGGGAGCTCCCGATGGAGTACGCCCTCGAACTCAACAAGCTCATTGAAATGGGCATGGAAGGATCCGTCGGCTAA
- a CDS encoding COX15/CtaA family protein translates to MNRIIEWLPTSVDRRLKVLGWVYLAAQIFLVGTGGLVRLTSSGLGCPTWPKCTADSLVNTPEMGVHGVIEFGNRLLGVLLGLVAIAAFVAVLRMRRSRPDLFRLTLLAGLGIPAQAVIGGISVLTQLNPYVVGLHFVISVILVGLCTAFLYRLYTVPGPRERVVPLWFLIVTHLTTFVVAITIAVGILTTGSGPHAGDADAPRNGLDSEFLQHVHSWPAYLTLALTLVLVAGAVSLRLPVRRWVLLLLAVELVQTAVGLTQANLGLPAVLVGIHMVLACVLAAAMTAVVLNLKQPVAVDAPPAPRTTSETLAR, encoded by the coding sequence GTGAACCGGATTATCGAGTGGTTGCCGACAAGCGTTGACCGACGCCTCAAGGTGCTCGGCTGGGTTTACCTGGCCGCACAGATCTTCCTCGTCGGCACCGGCGGGCTCGTGCGACTCACCAGCTCGGGTCTGGGCTGCCCCACCTGGCCGAAGTGCACGGCTGATTCGCTTGTGAACACCCCCGAGATGGGTGTGCACGGCGTGATCGAGTTCGGCAACCGCCTGCTCGGAGTGCTGTTGGGCCTGGTCGCCATCGCCGCGTTCGTGGCGGTGCTGCGGATGCGCCGCAGCCGGCCCGACCTCTTCCGCCTCACCCTGCTGGCCGGTTTGGGCATCCCCGCCCAGGCCGTGATCGGCGGAATCAGCGTGCTGACCCAGCTGAACCCCTACGTCGTGGGACTGCACTTCGTCATCTCGGTGATCCTGGTCGGGCTCTGCACGGCGTTCCTGTACCGGCTGTACACGGTGCCGGGGCCGCGGGAGCGCGTGGTCCCGCTCTGGTTCCTGATCGTCACACACCTCACCACCTTCGTGGTCGCCATCACCATTGCCGTCGGGATCCTCACCACCGGGTCTGGCCCGCATGCCGGTGACGCCGACGCGCCGCGCAATGGGCTCGACTCCGAATTCCTGCAGCACGTGCACAGCTGGCCGGCCTACCTCACCCTGGCACTGACCCTGGTGCTGGTCGCGGGTGCGGTGTCGCTGCGCCTGCCCGTGCGCCGCTGGGTGCTCCTGCTGCTGGCCGTGGAACTTGTGCAGACAGCCGTGGGACTCACCCAGGCCAACCTCGGGCTGCCCGCCGTCCTCGTCGGCATCCACATGGTTCTCGCCTGCGTGCTCGCCGCGGCCATGACCGCCGTGGTGCTGAACCTCAAGCAGCCCGTAGCTGTGGACGCTCCCCCGGCTCCGCGCACCACCTCCGAGACCCTCGCCCGCTGA
- a CDS encoding non-heme iron oxygenase ferredoxin subunit: MASTKICAIDDLEPNEAIKVEIGGVSIAVVRDSHGAVFAIGDTCTHGDISLSEGFVEGDTLECWAHGSKFSLTTGRPLTLPAYEPVPVYQVDLVDGDVYIDPLVTIAV; the protein is encoded by the coding sequence ATGGCGTCAACCAAGATTTGTGCGATCGACGACCTCGAACCCAACGAGGCCATCAAGGTGGAAATCGGCGGCGTCTCCATCGCCGTCGTTCGGGACTCCCACGGCGCCGTTTTCGCCATCGGCGACACCTGCACCCACGGTGACATCTCGCTGTCGGAGGGCTTCGTCGAGGGCGACACCCTGGAATGCTGGGCGCACGGCTCCAAGTTCTCCCTCACGACCGGGCGCCCATTGACGCTGCCGGCCTACGAGCCCGTCCCCGTCTACCAGGTCGACCTGGTCGACGGCGACGTGTACATCGACCCCCTGGTCACCATCGCCGTTTGA
- a CDS encoding glucose-6-phosphate isomerase, protein MSFRISVSGAAADAVRAAVPTLVDDLVASGITSLDPALWGQEAEDEAGQRLGWTESVAISRPLVAEILALREELTAAGVTHIALAGMGGSSLAPEVITRTSGVDLTVLDATDPGQILAALSDRLESTALVVSSKSGGTVETDSQRRVFERAFREIGIDPVDRIIVVTDPGSPLEASATEAGYRVFTADPTVGGRFSALTAFGLVPSGLAGIDIGQLLDEAESVSLALAVDNEDNPGLILGAAIAATSPRRDKLAIVADGTHIVGLADWAEQLIAESTGKNGTGILPVVLDLDAPELTAQLPDVQIVRVVDDAGDEVFSAHDGADEIRVSGTLGAQFLVWEYATAVAGRLLGINPFDQPDVESAKIRARGLLDSRPEPEPAAFISDGIEVRGTPHVIGAASDLASAVDALLEELGPDGYVAVQAYIDRLALPQLAEVRGLLATLSKRPVTFGWGPRFLHSTGQFHKGGTPTGVFLQILSTPAEDLEIPDRPFTFGELIQAQAAGDASVLAEQGRPVLTLTLTDPAANIHTLFAALR, encoded by the coding sequence GTGAGCTTTCGGATCTCGGTGAGCGGCGCGGCGGCCGACGCCGTTCGCGCCGCAGTGCCAACCCTTGTCGACGACCTCGTCGCCTCTGGCATCACCTCCCTCGACCCCGCGCTGTGGGGCCAGGAGGCTGAGGACGAGGCCGGTCAACGACTGGGCTGGACCGAATCGGTCGCCATCTCGCGCCCGCTCGTCGCCGAGATCCTGGCCCTGCGCGAGGAGTTGACCGCCGCGGGCGTCACGCACATCGCCCTAGCCGGTATGGGCGGTTCCTCGCTCGCGCCGGAGGTCATCACCCGCACCAGCGGGGTCGACCTCACCGTCCTCGACGCCACCGACCCCGGCCAGATTCTGGCGGCGCTGAGCGACCGGCTGGAGTCGACCGCACTCGTGGTGTCGTCGAAGTCCGGCGGCACCGTCGAAACCGACAGCCAACGCCGGGTGTTCGAACGCGCCTTCCGCGAGATCGGCATCGACCCCGTCGACCGCATCATCGTGGTGACAGACCCCGGCTCGCCGCTCGAGGCATCCGCCACCGAGGCGGGCTACCGGGTGTTCACCGCAGACCCTACCGTGGGCGGGCGCTTCTCGGCGCTCACCGCGTTCGGTCTGGTGCCGTCCGGGCTGGCCGGCATAGACATCGGCCAGCTGCTGGACGAGGCCGAATCGGTCTCGCTGGCACTCGCGGTCGACAACGAGGACAACCCGGGACTTATCCTGGGCGCGGCTATCGCCGCGACCAGCCCCCGCCGCGACAAGCTGGCCATCGTCGCCGACGGCACCCACATTGTGGGTCTCGCCGACTGGGCCGAACAGCTGATCGCGGAGTCCACCGGCAAGAACGGTACCGGCATCCTGCCCGTTGTTCTCGACCTGGACGCCCCGGAGCTCACCGCTCAGCTGCCTGACGTCCAGATCGTGCGGGTCGTGGACGATGCCGGCGACGAGGTTTTCTCCGCCCATGACGGTGCAGACGAGATCCGCGTCAGCGGAACACTCGGCGCACAGTTCCTGGTCTGGGAGTATGCGACCGCGGTCGCGGGCCGGCTGCTCGGGATCAACCCGTTCGACCAGCCCGACGTCGAGTCAGCCAAGATCAGGGCCCGCGGCCTGCTGGACTCCCGACCGGAGCCCGAGCCTGCCGCGTTCATCTCCGACGGTATCGAGGTGCGCGGAACCCCGCACGTGATCGGTGCCGCCAGCGATCTGGCCAGCGCCGTCGACGCGTTGCTCGAGGAACTCGGACCCGACGGGTACGTGGCCGTGCAGGCCTACATCGACCGTCTCGCACTCCCCCAGCTCGCCGAGGTCCGCGGACTCCTGGCGACGTTGTCCAAGCGTCCGGTCACGTTCGGCTGGGGACCCCGGTTCCTGCACTCCACCGGACAGTTCCACAAAGGCGGCACGCCCACCGGCGTGTTCCTGCAGATCCTCAGCACCCCCGCAGAGGACCTCGAGATCCCGGATCGCCCGTTCACCTTCGGTGAGCTCATCCAGGCTCAGGCCGCTGGTGACGCCAGCGTCCTCGCCGAGCAGGGCCGTCCGGTACTCACTCTCACGTTGACCGACCCGGCGGCGAACATCCACACTCTGTTCGCGGCACTTCGCTAG